In the Nitrospirales bacterium LBB_01 genome, one interval contains:
- the mdh gene encoding malate dehydrogenase produces MKERKVSVIGAGNVGATTAQLLAMGGLCDVVLFDIVDGMPQGKALDISEACPLWNSSATVFGTNDYAAIKGSDIVVVTAGMARKPGMSRDDLLKINAGIVSGAAAEILKHAPDSIVIAVTNPMDVMAHLVLKTTGFKPNRVMGMGGVLDAARFCSFVAAELKVSPEVINSMLMGGHGDQMVPLPRFTTVRGIPVTELLPKEKIDAIVERTRNGGAEIVALLKTGSAYYAPAASIYEMVKSILLDERKVLPVSCCLEGQYGVDHVYAGVPAVLGSGGVEKIIELKLNDDEMSAFMKSVNAVRELVKSIS; encoded by the coding sequence ATGAAAGAACGAAAGGTATCCGTAATAGGTGCAGGTAATGTTGGAGCAACAACGGCTCAGTTGCTTGCTATGGGCGGCTTGTGTGATGTCGTACTGTTTGATATTGTGGATGGAATGCCACAGGGCAAAGCTCTTGATATTTCTGAAGCGTGTCCGCTTTGGAATTCCTCAGCCACTGTGTTTGGCACAAATGATTATGCTGCAATTAAAGGCTCTGACATCGTTGTTGTAACTGCCGGAATGGCGAGAAAACCAGGTATGTCAAGAGATGATCTGCTTAAAATCAATGCCGGAATCGTAAGCGGCGCTGCTGCTGAGATTTTAAAACATGCGCCAGATTCTATCGTCATAGCGGTAACAAACCCGATGGATGTTATGGCTCACCTTGTGCTAAAGACAACAGGTTTTAAGCCAAATCGGGTGATGGGAATGGGTGGGGTATTGGACGCTGCAAGGTTTTGCTCATTTGTTGCCGCAGAACTTAAAGTATCCCCTGAGGTTATAAACTCAATGCTGATGGGTGGTCATGGGGATCAGATGGTACCGCTTCCCAGATTTACCACTGTCAGGGGGATACCAGTTACGGAGTTATTACCTAAAGAGAAAATTGATGCTATTGTAGAGCGAACCAGAAACGGAGGGGCTGAAATCGTGGCGCTGCTTAAGACTGGGAGCGCCTACTATGCGCCTGCCGCCTCAATTTATGAAATGGTCAAGTCTATTTTGCTTGATGAGCGAAAAGTGCTTCCCGTCTCCTGCTGCCTTGAAGGACAATACGGGGTTGACCACGTGTATGCCGGAGTTCCCGCTGTCTTAGGCAGCGGCGGAGTAGAGAAAATCATTGAACTTAAACTTAATGATGATGAGATGAGCGCTTTTATGAAATCTGTTAATGCAGTAAGAGAGCTTGTAAAGTCAATAAGTTAG
- a CDS encoding DedA family protein, with product MKFLKKFYDWVLHWAYTSYGVPALFILSFAESAFLPIMPEVILFPLCLSRHKKSFYYAFVCSISSVLGGLFGYLIGLEFWSIGQKIVFHYMTHEKFESVRLTYHTHEAWVIFLAALTPVPYKIFTIAAGFFRGDLVVFIIASVLGRSAKFFILVAPFYFFGPGIKSRIEKSFHIIGVSVIIAIVVIILIIKLVRK from the coding sequence TTGAAGTTTTTAAAGAAATTCTACGACTGGGTTTTGCACTGGGCTTATACATCATACGGAGTGCCGGCGCTCTTCATTCTGTCATTTGCCGAATCTGCGTTTTTACCGATTATGCCGGAGGTTATCCTGTTTCCGCTATGCCTCTCCCGCCACAAAAAGTCATTTTACTATGCCTTTGTCTGCTCAATATCCTCAGTGCTTGGCGGGTTGTTTGGTTATCTCATAGGGCTTGAGTTTTGGAGTATCGGGCAGAAAATAGTTTTTCATTACATGACACACGAGAAATTTGAATCAGTGCGCCTTACATATCATACCCACGAGGCTTGGGTAATTTTTTTAGCGGCACTTACCCCCGTGCCTTATAAGATTTTTACTATCGCTGCGGGATTTTTCAGAGGAGACCTTGTAGTATTTATCATAGCCTCCGTTTTAGGCAGAAGCGCTAAGTTTTTTATACTTGTCGCTCCATTTTATTTTTTTGGTCCAGGTATTAAATCCCGCATAGAAAAGTCTTTTCATATCATAGGGGTTTCCGTTATAATAGCCATTGTAGTCATTATCTTAATAATAAAGCTGGTGAGGAAATGA
- a CDS encoding HEPN domain-containing protein gives MKNILKAREWLKRAKSNLARARLGKVTDEILYEDICFDAQQAVEKAMKAVCVINEINFNRAHDISYLIDLLDTANIKLPQKLQQAKILTNYAVETRYPGDYLQVDKNMYEDALKIAEMVVKWVDDNLEKER, from the coding sequence ATGAAAAATATCCTGAAAGCAAGGGAATGGCTTAAAAGAGCGAAAAGTAACCTTGCCCGAGCTCGCCTCGGTAAGGTTACTGATGAAATACTATACGAGGATATCTGCTTTGATGCACAGCAAGCTGTTGAAAAGGCTATGAAAGCTGTGTGTGTCATTAACGAGATAAATTTTAACAGGGCTCACGACATATCCTACCTTATTGACTTGCTTGATACGGCAAACATAAAGCTACCCCAGAAACTACAACAAGCAAAAATCTTAACAAACTATGCTGTTGAAACACGGTATCCTGGTGATTATTTGCAGGTTGATAAAAATATGTACGAGGATGCATTAAAAATTGCCGAAATGGTTGTAAAATGGGTTGATGATAATTTGGAGAAAGAGCGTTGA
- a CDS encoding nucleotidyltransferase domain-containing protein, giving the protein MIKELDKIEGVASSAGLPLPLANAIRTIVQVARPDKIILFGSYAAGTQNTYSDYDLLVLKKNLKDQRKLVQKIYLHFKNIGAPVDVLALDLDRFAELKDDPYMIYYEADKNGKVIYEKYPESKGMA; this is encoded by the coding sequence ATGATTAAAGAGTTGGACAAAATTGAAGGGGTGGCAAGTAGTGCGGGGCTTCCCTTACCGCTTGCAAATGCTATCAGGACAATAGTTCAGGTGGCAAGACCCGACAAGATAATCCTCTTTGGTTCTTACGCCGCTGGCACACAAAACACCTACAGTGATTACGACCTTCTTGTTTTAAAAAAAAATCTAAAAGACCAGAGAAAGTTGGTGCAAAAGATATATCTGCACTTTAAAAATATTGGAGCTCCTGTTGATGTTTTAGCGTTAGACCTTGACAGATTTGCTGAGCTTAAAGATGACCCGTATATGATTTACTATGAGGCTGATAAAAATGGGAAGGTTATCTATGAAAAATATCCTGAAAGCAAGGGAATGGCTTAA